In one Methylocaldum szegediense genomic region, the following are encoded:
- a CDS encoding EAL domain-containing protein, translating to MAKILIVDDRPLNREFLVTLLGYGDHCLLEASDGAEALELIRTERPDLVITDILMPAIDGYELVSRLRAEPSLADTRVIFYTATYRTPEARTLAEDCGVSAVLAKPSSPEEILSVVQRVLGLPAIVPGRLPETAAQRGAESLTDLADQLTDYFSDIESVRQSISRIIESGPALIEERDQLRDVAARFSRSLARLQQISLRLATLIELGLELASLRDPERLLETFCRAAHDVCAAEYAVVGLLAEDESHLCQVYTRGLENRATDLPEPMSPRDGILARLLAERRPLRISGLNGAPEILGLPATHPPIYSFLGLPIASSSRVYGWVYVANKVGAAEFDEIDEDIAATITAQVATAYENLGFYDELQRRAVALQLEIAERKQAQESLRQTLRARAVTAECNHALIHAREEHELFDQMCQIMVEAGRYPMAWIGIVRDEENRTLVPVAHAGSEAGCLQEWRFTKTETDSRHTPVGTAIRSGSTVVVPDLAAVNEWPGWRENVLSRGYRSVIALPLKTDSYVFGALSIYDNAPGAFGQDEQALLEELADDIAYGVANLKTQAARDRAERRLTTQYEVARILAESATLAEASPSILQVICETLNWDVDVGALWVVDDKAKLVRCAGLWRRESSDTEEFSIRSRLMTFAPGVGLPGRIWNSEKPIWIADLSQDGNFPRASLAGKAGLRAAFGFPIRFEGRVLGAVEFFSREIRKPKEDLMNMFTAIGNQIGLFVERKRTEEELKISEEKLSSILGSIDNIVWSLSPTTGETLYVNAAAEKVWGRPVAELMSDKGLWLQSVHPDDRERMSNTLKELLKKGVLTAEYRIQRPDGEIRWVEDRVKVIYDKAGNPVRLDGVASDITERKKYEANIEYLATHDALTNLPNRTLLADRLSQALAHAKRTERQVALLFLDLDRFKDVNDSFGHAFGDALLRAVAERLLTSVREGDTVARQGGDEFLILLSDLERVEDIEFVATKILRALAKPFHIEGRELFMGGSIGASVYPSDGEDLETLLKHADTAMYRTKEEGGGGFRLYAREMSQRSIERIRMEGALRRALEQQQFELFYQPKVELKYGTIIGSEALIRWRHPDLGLVLPSRFIPMAEETGLIHAIGSWALKTACAQSKAWQEQGLTPFDVAVNLSAKQLKRGNLVKLVDQILQETGLEGRYLELELTETMVMHDPERFIPILEKLKELGVKLSVDDFGTGYSSLSYLKRLPFDRLKIDQSFVRDIATDTNDAVIVQTVISLGHTLGLKVIAEGVETLEQLTFLCRHRCDDMQGYYSSRPLPAEQFGRLLRENRRVPLPSIAAA from the coding sequence ATGGCAAAGATTCTGATCGTTGACGACCGTCCCCTGAACCGGGAGTTTCTGGTGACTCTGCTCGGGTACGGCGATCATTGCCTGCTTGAGGCCTCAGATGGCGCGGAAGCGCTGGAACTCATCCGAACTGAGCGTCCTGATCTGGTCATCACCGACATCTTGATGCCAGCCATCGATGGTTACGAGCTGGTGAGCCGGTTGCGCGCGGAGCCGTCACTTGCCGATACTCGCGTGATTTTCTACACGGCCACTTATCGAACGCCGGAGGCCCGTACCTTAGCCGAGGACTGCGGTGTCTCCGCCGTACTGGCCAAGCCCTCCTCGCCGGAAGAAATTCTGAGCGTCGTGCAACGCGTGCTCGGGCTCCCTGCCATAGTGCCGGGCCGCCTGCCCGAAACAGCGGCGCAGCGCGGTGCCGAGTCACTCACCGACTTGGCCGATCAACTGACCGACTATTTCTCTGATATCGAAAGCGTGCGCCAGTCGATATCTCGCATTATCGAATCGGGACCGGCGCTCATTGAAGAGCGCGACCAGTTGCGCGACGTGGCGGCGCGATTCTCCAGATCCTTGGCGCGACTGCAGCAAATCAGCCTCAGGCTGGCCACGCTCATCGAGCTGGGACTGGAACTCGCATCGTTGCGTGATCCGGAACGGCTGCTCGAAACCTTTTGTCGCGCGGCGCACGACGTATGCGCTGCCGAATACGCCGTCGTTGGCCTGCTTGCGGAAGATGAGTCGCACCTATGCCAAGTCTACACGCGCGGCCTGGAAAACCGTGCGACAGATCTGCCAGAACCGATGTCGCCACGAGATGGAATCCTCGCTCGCCTGCTGGCCGAACGCCGTCCTCTGCGCATCTCCGGATTGAACGGCGCTCCCGAGATACTCGGGCTACCCGCCACACACCCGCCGATTTATTCCTTCCTAGGCTTGCCGATCGCCTCCTCGAGCCGTGTATACGGCTGGGTGTACGTCGCCAACAAGGTGGGCGCGGCGGAGTTTGACGAGATCGATGAGGATATCGCCGCCACGATAACCGCCCAGGTGGCGACCGCTTATGAGAATCTCGGGTTTTACGACGAGCTTCAGCGGCGAGCCGTGGCGCTACAGCTCGAAATTGCCGAGCGCAAACAGGCTCAGGAATCCTTACGCCAGACCTTGCGTGCCCGTGCCGTGACGGCGGAATGCAACCACGCCTTGATTCACGCCCGCGAAGAGCACGAACTGTTCGACCAGATGTGCCAAATCATGGTCGAAGCCGGTCGTTATCCGATGGCTTGGATCGGCATCGTCCGCGATGAGGAAAATAGGACCCTAGTCCCAGTCGCCCACGCCGGTTCTGAAGCCGGTTGCTTACAGGAATGGCGATTTACCAAAACGGAAACCGACAGCCGCCACACGCCCGTGGGAACGGCGATCCGTAGCGGCAGTACCGTCGTCGTGCCCGACTTAGCAGCGGTGAACGAATGGCCCGGGTGGCGTGAAAACGTTCTGTCGCGAGGCTATCGTTCCGTCATCGCCCTCCCCTTGAAGACCGACTCCTACGTCTTCGGCGCGCTGAGCATTTACGACAACGCACCGGGCGCGTTCGGACAGGATGAACAGGCCTTGCTGGAGGAGTTGGCCGACGATATCGCCTATGGCGTGGCCAATCTCAAGACCCAAGCGGCCCGCGATCGGGCGGAACGGCGTCTAACAACACAGTACGAGGTTGCCCGTATTCTTGCGGAATCGGCGACCCTCGCCGAGGCAAGCCCGAGCATTTTGCAAGTCATTTGCGAAACCCTGAACTGGGATGTGGACGTGGGCGCGCTATGGGTGGTGGACGATAAGGCAAAACTGGTACGGTGTGCGGGTCTATGGCGCAGGGAGAGCTCCGATACCGAGGAATTCTCCATACGCAGCCGATTGATGACGTTTGCGCCTGGCGTCGGACTACCGGGCCGAATCTGGAACTCAGAAAAGCCCATCTGGATCGCGGATCTCTCGCAAGACGGCAACTTCCCGCGTGCCTCACTCGCGGGCAAAGCCGGACTTCGCGCCGCATTCGGGTTTCCGATCCGCTTCGAGGGCCGGGTGCTTGGAGCCGTCGAGTTTTTCAGCCGGGAAATCCGCAAGCCCAAGGAAGACTTGATGAACATGTTCACCGCGATCGGCAACCAGATCGGGCTTTTCGTAGAACGTAAGCGCACCGAGGAGGAGCTCAAGATTTCCGAAGAAAAGCTGAGCAGCATTCTCGGGTCGATTGATAACATCGTCTGGTCGCTTTCACCGACAACCGGCGAGACTTTATATGTCAACGCCGCGGCGGAAAAAGTCTGGGGCCGGCCGGTCGCGGAGTTGATGAGTGACAAAGGCCTATGGCTACAGAGCGTCCATCCCGACGACCGCGAGCGGATGAGCAACACCCTCAAGGAACTCCTAAAAAAAGGCGTGTTGACCGCTGAATATCGCATTCAGCGGCCAGATGGAGAAATTCGCTGGGTGGAAGACCGGGTCAAGGTCATTTACGACAAAGCCGGAAATCCAGTGCGGCTCGACGGCGTCGCCAGTGATATCACCGAACGCAAGAAATACGAGGCCAACATCGAATATCTTGCGACCCACGATGCCCTGACCAACCTTCCCAACCGGACGCTGCTTGCCGACCGGTTGTCGCAGGCGCTGGCCCACGCGAAACGCACCGAGCGCCAGGTGGCCCTTTTGTTTCTGGATTTGGACCGGTTCAAGGATGTCAATGATAGCTTCGGCCACGCGTTTGGCGACGCCTTGCTGCGGGCCGTTGCCGAACGGCTCCTGACGTCGGTCCGCGAAGGCGATACCGTCGCTAGGCAAGGCGGCGACGAATTCCTCATCCTGCTCTCCGACCTCGAACGGGTCGAGGATATCGAGTTCGTAGCTACCAAGATCTTGCGGGCGCTAGCCAAGCCGTTCCATATCGAAGGACGCGAGCTGTTCATGGGCGGCAGCATCGGGGCGAGTGTGTATCCCAGTGATGGCGAAGATCTGGAAACCCTACTCAAGCATGCGGACACAGCGATGTACCGCACCAAGGAGGAAGGCGGCGGCGGTTTCAGGCTTTACGCCCGCGAGATGAGTCAGCGCTCTATCGAACGCATCAGAATGGAAGGCGCGCTACGGCGGGCCCTGGAACAGCAGCAATTCGAGCTCTTTTATCAACCCAAGGTCGAACTCAAATACGGAACCATCATCGGCTCGGAAGCGTTGATCCGTTGGCGCCACCCGGACCTCGGGCTGGTGTTGCCTTCCCGTTTCATTCCTATGGCCGAGGAAACCGGCCTCATACATGCCATCGGTTCCTGGGCGCTGAAAACCGCTTGTGCGCAGAGCAAAGCTTGGCAGGAACAAGGACTGACCCCGTTCGACGTGGCCGTCAACTTGTCGGCCAAACAATTGAAACGCGGAAACTTGGTCAAATTGGTCGACCAAATCTTGCAGGAAACCGGACTGGAAGGCCGTTATCTCGAATTGGAACTCACCGAGACCATGGTCATGCACGATCCCGAGCGGTTCATCCCGATCTTGGAAAAGCTGAAAGAGCTCGGCGTGAAGCTTTCAGTCGACGATTTCGGAACCGGCTATTCCAGCCTCAGTTATCTCAAGCGGTTACCGTTCGACCGGCTGAAAATAGACCAGTCCTTCGTCCGCGACATCGCGACCGACACCAACGACGCCGTGATCGTGCAAACCGTCATCTCACTGGGCCACACGCTCGGTCTCAAGGTCATCGCGGAGGGTGTCGAAACCCTGGAACAACTGACCTTCCTCTGCCGTCACCGATGCGACGACATGCAAGGGTATTACTCCAGCCGCCCACTTCCAGCCGAGCAGTTCGGCCGCCTGCTGCGAGAGAATCGGAGGGTTCCGTTGCCGTCGATAGCGGCGGCATAA
- the lnt gene encoding apolipoprotein N-acyltransferase, which produces MFHDILALLGGLLLPLAFAPFDYAVLAVVGLLFLFSSWRDASSGRAFLRGYLFGLGQFGLGVSWVYVSMHDYGGASVPAAAALTFLLTAFLALYPALAGWLSRRLFDGSRSFQLLVAFPTIWVLVEWFRGWFLTGFPWLQIGYSQTDTPLSGYGPVFGVYGISWVLAFVAGAILATVQPARKPRTIAAAAIVVVLGLGQALSGVSWTQPAGDPFKVTLLQGNVPQHMKWQPEFQRATLDMYAEMTRRSWDSRLIVWPETAVPAFYHQVKDTYLADLEAEAKAQGTDLLIGVPYYDLTQDRYFNAVVSLGESAGVYFKRHLVPFGEYLPLRPVLGFVLDILEIPLSDFASGDGSQTALVAAGYPLAASICYEDIFGQESLAALPEAAYLVNVTNDAWFGDSIAPYQHAQMARMRALETGRYMLRATNTGVTAIINPKGKIDVAAPLFQRTQVSGTITPFAGSTPYTLWGDWPVVVGLGAVLSFAAWWRRREGRG; this is translated from the coding sequence GTGTTTCACGACATTTTGGCTTTGCTCGGCGGTTTATTGCTGCCGCTGGCCTTCGCTCCGTTCGACTATGCCGTTCTTGCCGTCGTCGGCCTGCTTTTCCTGTTCTCGAGTTGGCGGGACGCTTCATCGGGCCGGGCGTTTTTGCGCGGTTACCTGTTCGGATTAGGGCAATTCGGCCTCGGTGTTTCCTGGGTCTACGTCAGCATGCACGACTACGGCGGCGCCAGCGTCCCGGCCGCCGCCGCGCTGACCTTTCTTCTTACCGCATTTCTAGCGCTTTACCCCGCGCTGGCGGGTTGGCTCTCACGCCGATTGTTCGACGGAAGCCGAAGTTTCCAATTGTTGGTTGCCTTTCCGACAATCTGGGTTTTGGTTGAGTGGTTCCGTGGCTGGTTCCTGACCGGATTTCCGTGGCTGCAGATCGGCTACAGCCAAACCGATACCCCTTTGTCCGGCTACGGGCCCGTGTTCGGAGTATACGGCATAAGCTGGGTATTGGCCTTTGTGGCTGGGGCAATCTTGGCGACCGTTCAGCCGGCGCGTAAACCGAGAACGATCGCTGCCGCCGCAATCGTCGTCGTGCTCGGCTTGGGTCAGGCGTTGAGCGGCGTTTCTTGGACGCAGCCGGCGGGGGATCCGTTCAAGGTGACCCTGCTTCAAGGTAACGTGCCTCAACACATGAAATGGCAGCCGGAATTCCAACGGGCGACGCTGGACATGTACGCCGAGATGACGCGGCGATCCTGGGATTCGCGGCTAATCGTGTGGCCGGAAACCGCGGTTCCGGCTTTTTATCACCAGGTTAAGGACACCTATCTTGCCGACCTAGAGGCGGAGGCGAAGGCGCAGGGGACCGATCTCCTGATCGGTGTGCCTTATTACGATCTAACGCAAGATCGTTATTTCAACGCGGTTGTTTCGCTGGGAGAATCCGCTGGAGTCTATTTCAAACGACACTTGGTTCCTTTCGGGGAGTATCTACCGCTCCGCCCCGTGCTGGGCTTTGTACTGGATATTCTGGAAATACCCTTGTCGGATTTCGCCAGCGGAGACGGCAGCCAGACGGCACTGGTCGCTGCGGGCTACCCGCTGGCAGCTTCGATCTGTTACGAAGACATCTTTGGACAGGAATCCCTGGCCGCTTTGCCGGAGGCTGCCTATCTCGTGAACGTCACCAACGATGCTTGGTTCGGCGACTCGATCGCACCTTATCAGCATGCACAGATGGCCCGGATGAGGGCGCTCGAAACCGGGCGCTACATGCTGCGCGCCACCAACACCGGCGTCACGGCGATCATCAACCCGAAGGGTAAAATCGACGTGGCTGCGCCCTTGTTTCAGCGTACCCAAGTGAGTGGAACGATCACGCCTTTTGCAGGCAGCACGCCTTATACCCTGTGGGGAGACTGGCCGGTGGTAGTTGGTCTCGGAGCGGTTTTGAGTTTTGCTGCGTGGTGGCGTCGGCGTGAAGGACGAGGGTAG
- a CDS encoding PEP-CTERM sorting domain-containing protein yields the protein MPNPTTRTFTFSQPLSIFGLEAEPVVFNTVNITLEFYNGDDLVGSITHDLRGLAGARLFAALATDGDVFTKAVLTTTDPTGFGTAQYRYALAQAQTVPEPSTLALIAMGPLGFGYQQLRRRVKVL from the coding sequence ATGCCGAACCCAACGACTCGCACTTTCACCTTCAGCCAACCCCTCTCCATCTTCGGCCTCGAGGCAGAGCCAGTCGTATTCAACACCGTTAACATAACACTGGAGTTCTACAACGGGGACGACCTCGTCGGTTCGATCACCCACGATTTGAGGGGGTTAGCGGGAGCTCGTCTGTTTGCCGCGTTAGCGACCGACGGCGACGTGTTCACCAAGGCCGTGTTGACCACGACGGACCCGACCGGCTTCGGCACGGCCCAGTATCGTTACGCTCTTGCCCAGGCGCAGACAGTCCCGGAACCTTCGACCCTCGCCCTGATCGCGATGGGTCCCCTTGGCTTCGGCTACCAGCAGCTTCGCAGGCGGGTCAAGGTTCTCTGA
- a CDS encoding sensor histidine kinase produces the protein MPSLIESDNAPTIPVYPPGGTAWIENIPEILERAPDAMIVVDRNGRIVLVNARAEELFGYERQEMLGRSVDMLVPDRLWREPGGSRGLFSTTPRRGSNDAESDLYGLRRDGSEFPLGIRLSSFEAKDGPMVIASIHNLTEQRRLENELREKIATLEQSKQAKDHFLASISHELRTPLNAIIGFAGTLLMRLPGPLTAAQEKQLRIIETSAKHLLSLINDVLDLAKIEAGKMKPQAERFTCQEAIREVAETLRPLAERRKLGFDLELPPDDIVVETDRRALVQILINLANNAIKFTLQGGVSIGLAQREDNGATMIDIRVSDTGIGIKPEDQAKLFQAFTQLDAAANRAVEGTGLGLYLCRKLASLIGGHIAVRSEYGSGSVFTLSFPAKCPN, from the coding sequence ATGCCGTCGCTAATCGAATCCGACAATGCCCCGACGATCCCGGTTTACCCGCCCGGAGGCACTGCCTGGATCGAGAATATCCCGGAGATTCTGGAGCGGGCACCGGACGCCATGATCGTCGTAGACCGTAATGGCCGGATCGTTTTGGTCAATGCCCGTGCCGAGGAATTGTTCGGGTATGAGCGTCAAGAAATGCTCGGGCGCAGCGTCGATATGCTCGTACCCGACCGCTTGTGGCGTGAACCAGGCGGAAGCCGTGGCCTCTTCTCCACTACACCCCGGCGTGGGTCGAACGACGCGGAATCGGACCTTTACGGTTTGCGCCGCGACGGCTCCGAATTCCCCCTCGGCATCAGGCTCAGTTCCTTCGAAGCCAAGGACGGTCCCATGGTGATCGCCTCAATCCACAATCTCACCGAACAGAGGCGACTCGAAAACGAACTGCGTGAGAAAATTGCCACGCTGGAACAGTCCAAGCAGGCCAAGGACCACTTTCTGGCTAGCATATCGCACGAACTGCGCACGCCGCTGAATGCCATTATCGGCTTCGCCGGCACCTTGTTGATGCGGCTGCCAGGTCCCCTCACAGCCGCTCAGGAAAAGCAACTTCGGATCATTGAGACCAGCGCCAAGCATCTGCTGTCCTTGATCAATGACGTGCTGGACCTCGCCAAGATCGAAGCGGGCAAAATGAAGCCCCAGGCGGAGCGCTTCACATGCCAGGAGGCGATCCGGGAGGTCGCCGAAACCCTGCGCCCGTTAGCGGAACGGCGAAAACTCGGGTTTGACCTCGAGCTTCCTCCTGACGATATCGTCGTCGAAACCGATCGCCGCGCCCTCGTCCAAATCCTCATCAATCTTGCAAACAATGCCATTAAATTCACATTGCAGGGCGGAGTATCAATCGGGTTGGCGCAACGGGAGGACAACGGTGCCACGATGATCGACATCCGCGTGAGCGACACCGGGATCGGCATAAAGCCGGAGGACCAAGCGAAATTGTTTCAAGCGTTCACCCAACTGGACGCCGCCGCCAACCGCGCCGTCGAAGGCACCGGGCTGGGCTTGTACCTGTGCCGGAAGCTGGCCTCCTTAATCGGCGGACATATCGCCGTTCGCAGCGAATACGGAAGCGGCAGTGTCTTCACCTTGAGCTTTCCGGCAAAGTGTCCTAATTGA
- a CDS encoding HlyC/CorC family transporter, giving the protein MNEEQTGEHRSWLERIGLFFTGEPEDREDLMELLRAAQKRNLIEAEALSMIEGVMQVSELKVRDIMIPRAQMVVVSQDAELESVFPLVAESAHSRYPVIGEDRTEVVGILLVKDLLIHSLQDKTKLVKEIMRPAQFVPESKRLNVLLKEFRTTRSHMAIVVDEYGAAAGLVTIEDILEQIVGEIEDEHDFGEEEYIFRKNDREYTLKALTPIDEFNDYFYADFSDEEFDTIGGLIVHQLGHVPKKGEKVDIDRFRFIVLRADSRRVHLLKLILLPQSESSSESASARMD; this is encoded by the coding sequence ATGAACGAGGAGCAAACGGGCGAGCATCGAAGTTGGCTCGAACGAATAGGCCTTTTCTTCACTGGCGAGCCCGAGGATCGTGAGGATTTGATGGAATTGTTGCGCGCTGCGCAGAAACGGAATTTGATCGAAGCGGAAGCGCTTTCGATGATCGAAGGGGTTATGCAGGTATCGGAACTCAAAGTCCGAGACATCATGATCCCGAGAGCCCAGATGGTGGTGGTTTCGCAGGATGCGGAACTGGAGAGCGTATTCCCATTGGTGGCCGAGTCGGCCCACTCCCGTTATCCCGTCATCGGAGAAGACCGCACCGAGGTGGTCGGCATTCTCCTGGTGAAGGACCTCCTGATTCACAGCCTCCAGGACAAGACCAAGCTGGTCAAGGAAATCATGAGACCTGCCCAGTTCGTTCCCGAGAGCAAACGTCTCAACGTGCTGCTCAAGGAATTCCGAACGACTCGCAGTCACATGGCGATCGTCGTGGACGAATACGGCGCCGCGGCCGGTTTGGTGACCATCGAAGACATTCTGGAGCAGATCGTCGGCGAGATCGAGGACGAGCACGATTTCGGGGAAGAGGAATACATCTTCCGGAAGAACGACCGCGAATACACGCTCAAAGCGCTGACACCGATCGACGAGTTCAACGATTATTTTTATGCCGATTTCAGCGACGAAGAATTCGATACCATAGGGGGGCTGATCGTTCACCAACTCGGGCATGTGCCCAAGAAGGGCGAGAAGGTGGATATCGATCGCTTCCGATTCATCGTCTTGCGGGCGGATAGCCGCCGCGTACACCTGCTGAAACTGATTCTTCTGCCGCAGTCGGAAAGCTCCTCTGAGAGCGCCAGCGCTCGCATGGATTAA